A stretch of the Planktothricoides raciborskii GIHE-MW2 genome encodes the following:
- a CDS encoding urease accessory protein UreF: MNQSQLLLNLLQLASPALPVGAYSYSDGLETLVEQGVIHNQNSLEYWLNQELIYGAIRLEAAVMLRSYRSVVDQDLGKIGYWNAWLTASKETLELRQQSWQMGNSLIKLLVSLSSSNQPEENRALVLGLEAWVDAVGQRCNYAIAFGICAATWQIEAKNALLGYLQSWATNLISVGVKLIPLGQTTGQQILFNFQNQLVQATEDILTLNDDDLMACSWGLALASMTHETQYSRLFRS, from the coding sequence ATGAATCAATCCCAGTTACTATTAAATTTGTTGCAATTAGCGAGTCCGGCTTTGCCCGTGGGCGCTTATAGTTATTCTGATGGGCTAGAAACTTTGGTTGAACAAGGTGTTATTCATAACCAAAATAGCTTAGAATATTGGTTAAATCAAGAGTTAATTTATGGGGCAATTCGCTTAGAAGCAGCGGTGATGTTGCGGAGTTATCGCTCTGTCGTTGACCAAGATTTAGGCAAGATTGGTTATTGGAATGCCTGGTTAACTGCCAGTAAGGAAACCCTAGAATTACGTCAGCAAAGTTGGCAAATGGGCAATAGTTTGATCAAGTTATTGGTGAGTTTATCTTCATCAAATCAGCCTGAAGAAAACCGGGCTTTAGTGTTGGGTTTAGAGGCTTGGGTTGATGCGGTTGGTCAACGCTGTAATTATGCGATCGCCTTTGGAATTTGTGCCGCTACCTGGCAAATTGAGGCCAAAAATGCTTTACTGGGTTATCTCCAGAGTTGGGCAACCAATCTGATTAGTGTGGGGGTTAAATTAATCCCTTTAGGTCAAACTACGGGTCAACAAATCCTCTTTAACTTCCAGAATCAGTTGGTGCAAGCTACTGAAGATATTTTAACATTAAATGATGATGATTTAATGGCGTGTAGTTGGGGTTTAGCCTTAGCCAGCATGACCCATGAAACTCAGTATAGTCGTTTATTTAGAAGTTAA